One segment of Vicugna pacos unplaced genomic scaffold, VicPac4 scaffold_20, whole genome shotgun sequence DNA contains the following:
- the LOC140693733 gene encoding putative N-acetylated-alpha-linked acidic dipeptidase — protein sequence MCYSGRSSGLLRIWRQMYLTMYVNNDYKLETEKNCHFCQLGCRKIWTSGFHKWAEENVKTLQEREVAYINADSYTEGNYTLRVDCTPLLFQLVYKLTIEWKNQTSFIWRNAIGC from the exons atgtgttattctgggagatcatcaggacttctgcgtatttggag gcagatgtacctaaccatgtatgttaacaatgattacaagctggagactgagaagaactgccatttttgccagctgggatgcagaaaaatttggacttctgggttccacaaatgggctgag gagaatgtgaaaacactccaggagagagaggttgcatatatcaatgcagactcatacacagaag gcaattatactctcagagttgactgtacaccccttcttttccagttggtatataaactgacaatagag tggaagaatcagacatcattcatctggagaaatgctattggttgctga